In Brevibacillus brevis, a genomic segment contains:
- the purK gene encoding 5-(carboxyamino)imidazole ribonucleotide synthase, producing MTHGYEKQIKPGSTIGILGGGQLGRMIALAGRAMGYRFVTMDPTEDAPCGQTADRQIVAGYDDVQAAMQLAAASDVISYEFENVDAQVAEVLESQAYVPQGSRLLRITQNRIREKTAIRELGIPVAPFRVVASLEDLQTAVRELGLPAVMKTATGGYDGKGQWVIRSEAELAEAYETLSKAGTELIVEQFVPFQLELSVIAARNPAGELAVFPTAENVHQDNILHLSIVPARVSEDVRKRAEEIARTIVEKLDVIGLIAVEMFLTADGQLYVNELAPRPHNSGHFTMDACVTSQFEQHVRAVCNLPLGSTQLLSPVVMVNILGEHLQPVLDRIDRLPDSAKLHLYGKAESKVKRKMGHINVLAPTVEEALAAIEQLQIWTNQSKTEVQS from the coding sequence ATGACACACGGATACGAAAAACAGATCAAGCCGGGATCGACTATCGGCATTCTGGGCGGAGGGCAGCTGGGGCGGATGATCGCGCTCGCGGGACGAGCCATGGGCTATCGCTTCGTCACGATGGACCCGACGGAGGACGCGCCCTGCGGACAGACGGCCGACAGGCAAATCGTCGCCGGCTACGACGATGTACAAGCTGCCATGCAGCTGGCTGCGGCCAGCGACGTCATTTCCTACGAATTTGAAAACGTGGACGCCCAAGTGGCGGAAGTGCTGGAGAGCCAGGCGTACGTGCCGCAGGGCAGCCGTCTGCTCCGCATCACGCAAAACCGCATCCGGGAAAAGACTGCCATCCGCGAGCTGGGCATTCCAGTCGCTCCTTTCCGCGTCGTCGCCAGTCTGGAGGACTTGCAGACGGCGGTGCGCGAGTTGGGCCTGCCAGCCGTCATGAAAACGGCGACGGGCGGCTATGACGGCAAGGGGCAATGGGTGATCAGGAGCGAAGCGGAGCTTGCGGAGGCGTACGAGACGCTTAGCAAGGCGGGAACGGAGCTGATCGTGGAGCAGTTCGTTCCGTTCCAGCTGGAGCTGTCCGTGATCGCGGCACGTAATCCGGCCGGCGAGCTGGCCGTTTTCCCGACAGCGGAAAACGTGCATCAGGACAATATTCTGCATCTGAGCATCGTACCGGCACGCGTGAGCGAAGACGTAAGGAAGCGGGCAGAGGAAATCGCGCGGACGATTGTGGAAAAACTGGATGTAATCGGACTGATCGCGGTCGAGATGTTTCTGACCGCAGACGGACAGCTGTACGTGAATGAGCTCGCTCCGCGTCCGCACAACTCCGGGCATTTCACCATGGATGCTTGCGTGACGTCCCAGTTCGAGCAGCACGTTCGAGCGGTGTGCAACCTGCCTCTCGGTTCTACCCAGTTGCTCTCGCCGGTCGTGATGGTTAATATTTTGGGAGAGCATCTGCAGCCGGTCCTGGATCGGATCGATCGACTGCCAGACTCAGCCAAGCTGCATTTGTACGGGAAAGCAGAAAGCAAAGTGAAGCGGAAAATGGGCCACATCAACGTGCTGGCTCCCACCGTGGAGGAAGCGCTCGCCGCAATCGAGCAGCTGCAAATATGGACGAATCAGTCGAAGACGGAGGTACAATCATGA